The following are from one region of the Salvia hispanica cultivar TCC Black 2014 chromosome 1, UniMelb_Shisp_WGS_1.0, whole genome shotgun sequence genome:
- the LOC125207487 gene encoding protein SET DOMAIN GROUP 40 yields MEGEEGADLARFLQWATTLGISDSPNSTGTSSACLGLSMRISHFPEAGGRGLAATRALTKGELVLRVPKAALMTSDCLISSDRKLATALGKFNCLSPTQVLCVALLNEMNKGRSSWWYPYLKQLPRSYDLLASFTQFEIEALQIDDAIWTAEKAVHKGKMEWKEASPVLSVLNIKPQLTTFNAWLWASSTISSRTMHISWDTAGGLCPVGDFFNYAPPEEDPHQLDESEATDIDSFLTSVNKGEKDDSSTEDLVVANPDKLTDGGYHEGLASYCFYAKRNYERGDQVLLSYGTYTNLELLEHYGFILQDNPNDKAFISLESEMYSLCSWPKDSLYISQDGKPSFALLSTLRLWATPVSKRRSVKHIAYSGHLISVENEVAVMEWTMKKCQDVLSSCWTLMDEDMQLLHIIDKIHDCNGEEVTSSQTILDEIGSFLAKNSVTSGAKKTRSSSRWRLAVEWRYRYKRILSECITHCAKTLDNLSKL; encoded by the exons atgGAAGGAGAAGAAGGTGCAGACTTAGCGAGATTTCTCCAATGGGCAACCACGCTAGGAATCTCGGATTCTCCCAATTCCACGGGCACTTCATCCGCTTGTCTCGGCCTTTCTATGCgcatttctcattttcctGAAGCCGGCGG GAGAGGATTAGCTGCTACGCGTGCTTTAACGAAAGGGGAATTGGTATTGAGAGTGCCGAAGGCGGCTTTGATGACGAGCGATTGCCTAATTAGCAGTGATCGGAAATTGGCCACTGCTTTGGGGAAATTCAATTGTCTCTCTCCTACTCAG GTATTGTGTGTTGCCTTACTAAACGAAATGAACAAGGGCAGAAGTTCATGGTGGTATCCTTACCTAAAGCAGTTGCCTCGGAGTTATGACTTGCTCGCAAGTTTTACTCAGTTTGAGATCGAAGCTTTACAG ATTGATGATGCCATTTGGACTGCAGAAAAGGCTGTTCATAAAGGTAAAATGGAGTGGAAAGAAGCTTCTCCGGTACTATCGGTACTTAACATCAAGCCTCAGCTCACTACTTTCAATGCTTGGCTATGGGCTTCTTCAACC ATATCTTCGCGCACTATGCATATATCCTGGGATACTGCTGGTGGATTATGTCCTGTTGGAGACTTCTTTAACTATGCACCTCCCGAAGAAGACCCACATCAGTTGGACGAGTCAGAGGCAACTGATATTGACTCTTTTTTAACCTCTGTCaataaaggagaaaaagatGATAGCTCAACAGAAGACCTTGTAGTTGCTAACCCAGATAAGTTAACTGATGGTGGTTATCATGAAGGTCTTGCTAGCTATTGCTTCTATGCTAAGAGAAACTATGAAAGAGGAGATCAG GTTCTTCTGAGTTATGGTACATACACGAACTTGGAGCTTCTCGAACATTATGGATTCATTCTGCAGGACAACCCAAATGACAAGGCTTTTATTTCCTTGGAAAGTGAAATGTATTCCCTTTGCTCATGGCCCAAAGATTCACTCTACATTTCTCAAGATGGCAAGCCTTCTTTTGCCCTCCTTTCCACTCTCCGTTTGTGGGCAACTCCTGTTAGCAAGCGGCGATCAGTTAAGCACATTGCATATTCGGGTCACCTGATCTCCGTTGAGAATGAGGTTGCGGTAATGGAATGGACAATGAAGAAATGTCAGGATGTCTTGAGCAGTTGTTGGACCTTAATGGATGAAGATATGCAACTGCTGCATATCATCGACAAAATTCACGATTGTAATGGGGAGGAAGTGACTTCATCCCAGACTATACTAGATGAGATTGGTTCTTTCTTGGCGAAGAATAGTGTTACGAGTGGGGCAAAGAAAACAAGGTCGAGTTCAAGGTGGAGGTTGGCTGTGGAGTGGAGATACAGGTACAAAAGAATTTTATCAGAGTGCATTACACATTGTGCGAAAACGTTGGATAATCTTTCAAAACTCTAA